The sequence below is a genomic window from Tistrella mobilis.
CGGCGGATGTCGCCATGGGCGCGGATGGCAGGGCCGAAGGCGTCCGAGGCGAGCGTCACATCGATCCCTCCCGACCTGGCCGCCAGCTCTGCCGCCAGCCGCGCCGAGGCCTCGGGGCCGTCCCAGAAGGTTTCGGCCGACATGCCCATGATCAGCGCATGGGGCCGGCAGGTCATCACCCGGTCGACCGCTGCCATCAGCTCCGCCTGCACCTGGTCCATCAGCGCGGCGAAATCGGCCTCGGTGGTCAGCGGCCGGTCGGGGATGTGGATGCGCGACACATGGTTGCTCACCCCGCCCGGCCGCATGCGCGCGAATTCCGTCTGAACCACCGTGTTGGTCGACGGCACCATCACGCCGAATTTCAGCCGGCGTCCCTCCTGCTCGAACATCTCCGCTCCTCTCTCCCCGACGGTGCCCGATCGGGACACCTCATGACGCCCCTTGCGCGGCACGTCGTCCCGGCTATGCTACACGGAAAGTTTGTCTGGACAAATATGTGATCTGCGACGACCATTCAGCCGATCACCCCTGCCGCCGGAGACCGTCCTTGTCCCAATCCGCACGCCGCAGCCTGCTGTTCGCCCCCGCGACGCGCCCGGAAATTTTCGCCAAGGCCCTGGCCTCGGGCGCCGACCTGGTCTGTGTCGACCTGGAAGACGCGGTCGCACCCGAGCTGAAACAGGCCGCCCGCCCGGCCGGCTTCGACTTCCTGCGCGCCGCCGCAGGTGACGGCACCGGCGGGCCCGAACGGATCCTGCGCATCAACGGGCTGAAGACCATCGCCGGGCTGCGTGACCTGTCGGCCCTGGCCGATGCCGGCATCGCCGCCGGCATGGTGATGCTGCCGAAGGTGGAAAGCGCGGACGAGCTGCGCATCGCCGATGCGGTGCTGACCGAAGCCGGCAGCGCGCTGAAGCTTGCGGCCCTGGTCGAAAGCGTGCGCGGGATCGAGGCGGCACATGCCATCGCCGGCGCCACGCCGCGGCTCGACCT
It includes:
- a CDS encoding arylmalonate decarboxylase; this translates as MFEQEGRRLKFGVMVPSTNTVVQTEFARMRPGGVSNHVSRIHIPDRPLTTEADFAALMDQVQAELMAAVDRVMTCRPHALIMGMSAETFWDGPEASARLAAELAARSGGIDVTLASDAFGPAIRAHGDIRRLAVLTPYQKAGEDKVIRFFEGLGFEVVAVGGVQAPGPVEMADLSPRVIRDALIRLNDPAVEAIVQLGTNLPMARLAAVAEFWLDKPVIAVNTALYWHALRRAGIMDRVEGFGTLLAAH
- a CDS encoding CoA ester lyase; protein product: MSQSARRSLLFAPATRPEIFAKALASGADLVCVDLEDAVAPELKQAARPAGFDFLRAAAGDGTGGPERILRINGLKTIAGLRDLSALADAGIAAGMVMLPKVESADELRIADAVLTEAGSALKLAALVESVRGIEAAHAIAGATPRLDLMMFGGADLAAELGTQVAAEPMAYARARLVQAARGAGIDLIDVPALDFRNPDAVAEDAARARALGFTGKAALHPANVAVVNAAFTPAEAEIAWACRVIEAFDASAGGVAVLDGKLIEKPVVAAQRRVLSRARAAGLLAA